The Streptomyces sp. NBC_01363 region GTGACTTCCTGGCCGAAGTTGCACTGCTCGGCGCCGGGGAAGTCGGAGACACCCGCGCCCGCCCAGTTGCCGAGGAGGAAGGCCAGCGGGACGAGGTCCGGGTGGAGGTCGGACGGGATCTCGATCATGAGCGGCTCAGACGATCTGTGAGGTGGGGGTGGCTGCGGACGTGACACATCGGATGCGAGGTGTCACGTTGTTGTGACGGGGCACCCGCGCGAGGGGAGGCGGGGCGTGCGCGGAGTGGTCAGCGCTGACCCTGGTAGAGCTTCTTCACGGTCACGGCGGCGAAGGCGAGAACGCCGACGCAGACCAGGACCAGCAGGGCGGAGAAGAATGCCTCAAGCACGGGAACTCCTTGCAACGAGCGTTATGGCAGCAGTACGGGGCCGGGCCCCAGCCTAATGGGTTGGGGCCCGGCCCGCCGGTCCGGGGCTTGGCCGGGCCCGCCCCACCCGACGATTACAGTTCGGCGTATGCCGAAGAAGCTCGTGATCAAGGTGACCGCAGGTGCCGACTCCGCCGAGCGCTGCTCGCAGGCGTTCACGGTGGCCGCGGTCGCCGTCGCCAGTGGCGTGGAGGTCTCGCTCTGGCTGACCGGGGAGTCCTCCTGGTTCGCGCTGCCGGGACGCGCCGCCGAGTTCGAACTGCCGCATGCCGCGCCGCTGCCGGATCTGATCGAGTCGATCCAGGCGGGTGGCCGGATCACCCTGTGCACGCAGTGCGCGGCCCGCCGCGACATCACCGAGCAGGACGTCCTGGAGGGCGTACGGATCGCCGGTGCGCAGGTCTTCGTCAGCGAGATCATGGCCGACGGCGTCCAGGCCCTCGTCTACTGATACCGACGAGGGGCGACGCGCCCGCGGAGGGGCGCTACCGCCGTTTCTTGCCGTCGAGCTCGTCCCACCACTCGTCGGACTTCGGGTCGCCGGACGGGTCGTCCCACCAGCGGTCGTCCGGCCCCCGCCGGTTGGCGACCATGGCCGCGACGGGCGGGATGACCATCGCCACGACGCACATCGCTATCGCGGCGGGCATCGACCACAGCCTGACGAAGGACCATGCCGATACGAAGAGGACGATGCAGCCGCCCATCATCAGGAAATAGCCGCGACGGCGTCGCGCGTACATGACTCCAGGGTAGGCCTCACCGCCGCCCGCGCGAACGGCTCGGACCTGCCCGGACGGCACGAAGGGCCGTACCCCGTCCAGGAAGGCGTCCAACCCCCTGGGGCACGGCCCTTCGGCCGGTCCGTGTCGCGGCACGCGGGCCGCGGCGGGAAGCGCAGGAACCGGGCCCTGCCCGGTCCCGGCACGCCCTAGACGGCGATCGCGACCTCGGAGAGGCCACCGGTCTGCGCCACGACCGTGCGGTCGGCGCTGCCGCCCGGGACGAGGGCGCGCAGCGTCCAGGTGCCCTCGGCCGCGTAGAAGCGGAACTGTCCGGTCGCCGAGGTCGGGACCTCGGCGGTGAACTCGCCGGTCGAGTCCAGCAGGCGCACGTAACCGGTGACGGGCTCGCCGTCGCGGGTCACGCTGCCCTGGATGGTGGTCTCACCGGGCTTGATGGTCGAAGCGTCGGGGCCGCCGGCCTTTGCTCCACACATGGTGTTACGTCCTTCTGGGTCGGGGGTCGTGCTGGTCCGGGTCGTGCGGAGTTACTTGTTGGCGCCGAGCTCGATCGGCACACCCACGAGGGAGCCGTACTCGGTCCACGAACCGTCGTAGTTCTTGACGTTCTCCTGGCCGAGCAGCTCGTGCAGCACGAACCAGGTGAGCGCGGAGCGCTCGCCGATACGGCAGTACGCGATGGTGTCCTGCGCCAGGTCGACCTGCTCGGCCTCG contains the following coding sequences:
- a CDS encoding DsrE family protein encodes the protein MPKKLVIKVTAGADSAERCSQAFTVAAVAVASGVEVSLWLTGESSWFALPGRAAEFELPHAAPLPDLIESIQAGGRITLCTQCAARRDITEQDVLEGVRIAGAQVFVSEIMADGVQALVY
- a CDS encoding DUF1416 domain-containing protein, with protein sequence MCGAKAGGPDASTIKPGETTIQGSVTRDGEPVTGYVRLLDSTGEFTAEVPTSATGQFRFYAAEGTWTLRALVPGGSADRTVVAQTGGLSEVAIAV
- a CDS encoding DUF3099 domain-containing protein, which codes for MYARRRRGYFLMMGGCIVLFVSAWSFVRLWSMPAAIAMCVVAMVIPPVAAMVANRRGPDDRWWDDPSGDPKSDEWWDELDGKKRR